The following are encoded in a window of Thunnus albacares chromosome 9, fThuAlb1.1, whole genome shotgun sequence genomic DNA:
- the LOC122989494 gene encoding espin-like protein isoform X2 produces the protein MCLNHSYADRDAAGATALHLAARFGCVEVIRWLLSVGGAAEVETNCRAVSAHYAAANGDLTCLKLLIQQAPGCVNHQTGIGATPLYLACQEGHLHVVEYLVKDCGADVHLRAHDGMTCLHAAAHMGHQAVVVWLVTCTDVSLSCQDRDGATALHFAASRGHYCILERLLHMGSKVITDYWGGTPLHDAAENGELKCCKILLANQANPSDQDIDGFTAADLAEYNGHHECARYLRAMEKNTPCADKPIEVITPVEEEVKVKPAVVLQRSREDYYGCLSDTCSDSHSGNTRMDSLKQPESEEPPQARYPQPPPAPPLPTASSTPAMPEKATVSRMEQVQIATSVIKVFNQPKAAGSEITVSAEKMTLPETNLLAERKLLGDMKSIKSLKQTGISGVFTGQGNKMVVLPTEQANLSDIDYLVPTHDERGSPIAEWKRQVMVRQLQARLLDEEDQRRKENGNRYAKVSWRYSQAHNAILGPSGELLTEDDLIYLEQQIANVSMQRNCEGYELELARLAEELRHILPAPIVNITVNTQFRNFTSQVPLPVWCGRISGIVKSMSLLMSNLTDQPYCKMPNTELITVFSQTPDRQNSTRGRRERIEDEIHQFGVSVRTLKSNFESQNSPLSDEPEEAVVLNSSTQLEMIESEKQPKVLNPAPETDQNSDSGIDYDENVVDVLETTSLRKERIVVLFLGHWKKSAYTVTLKSKDAAERKISGCNPGMDEKSGSGQKGSVESAQSKMMNSSLGHFFKQRSAVNKMLGNWRNMISSVPSRQIRRLHRQKALYSPEQFLPRLDGVPVEYDKLTLDLFMLGYFHILELELPVDERKMRHLLCFEVFDHVGSFPWELVRDFHKAVIQDIEAGNREWKDGFEDIKVKFFGNTASTSESTAVVEKRSLPEIRQVPKVIVQSPTPDESMLKSGTDISSFSNEEICKYIDRSFAFWKEKEAEIFDFE, from the exons GATCGGGATGCTGCTGGTGCCACTGCGCTCCACCTCGCAGCTCGGTTTGGTTGCGTGGAGGTCATTAGGTGGCTGCTCTCTGTGGGAGGAGCAGCTGAGGTGGAGACAAACTGCCGAGCAGTATCTGCTCACTACGCTGCAGCCAATGGGGACCTCACCTGTTTAAAACTACTCATCCAGCAGGCACCTGG GTGTGTGAATCACCAGACAGGTATCGGTGCTACCCCGTTGTACCTGGCCTGCCAGGAAGGGCACCTGCACGTGGTGGAGTACCTTGTGAAGGACTGTGGAGCTGATGTCCACCTGAGGGCCCATGATGGCATGACCTGCCTGCATGCTGCTGCTCACATGGGCCACCAGGCTGTAGTGGTGTGGCTG GTAACCTGTACTGATGTCAGTCTGTCCTGCCAAGACAGAGATGGAGCAACTGCTCTGCACTTTGCTGCCAGCAGGGGGCACTATTGCATCTTGGAGAGGCTGCTTCACATGGGTTCAAAGGTCATCACGGATTACTGGGGAGGGACCCCACTTCATGATGCTGCTGAGAACGGAGAGCTGAAG TGCTGTAAGATCCTGTTGGCCAATCAAGCGAACCCTTCAGACCAGGATATTGATGGGTTCACAGCAGCAGACTTGGCAGAGTATAATGGACACCATGAATGTGCCAGATATCTCCGTGCCATGGAGAAAAAT ACGCCCTGTGCAGATAAGCCCATCGAGGTGATCACTCCGGTGGAGGAAGAAGTGAAGGTGAAGCCGGCCGTGGTGTTGCAGCGCAGCAGGGAGGACTATTACGGGTGCCTGAGTGATACATGCAGCGACAGTCACAGTGGTAACACACGCATGGATAGTTTAAAG CAACCTGAGAGTGAGGAGCCCCCCCAGGCGAGATACCCTCAGCCCCCTCCTGCACCTCCTTTACCTACTGCTTCATCCACACCTGCAATGCCTGAGAAAGCCACTGTTAGTCGAATGGAGCAGGTTCAAATCGCAACATCCG TTATTAAAGTTTTCAATCAGCCGAAGGCCGCTGGGAGTGAGATAACAGTCTCCGCTGAGAAGATGACGTTGCCTGAAACAAACCTCCTGGCTGAAAGAAAACTTCTTGGCGATATGAAGTCCATTAAATCTTTGAAACAGACAGGGATATCAGGAGTCTTTACCGGACAAGGT AATAAGATGGTGGTCCTGCCCACTGAGCAGGCCAACCTGTCAGACATCGACTACCTGGTGCCCACCCACGATGAGAGAGGCTCTCCCATTGCTGAGTGGAAAAGGCAAGTCATGGTGAGGCAGCTGCAGGCCAGGCTGCTGGACGAGGAGGATCAGAGGAGAAAG GAAAATGGGAACAGATATGCCAAAGTCAGCTGGAGGTATTCCCAAGCCCACAATGCCATCCTGGGGCCCTCTGGTGAGCTACTGACTGAGGATGACCTCATCTATCTGGAGCAGCAGATTGCCAATGTCTCCATGCAGAGGAACTGTGAAGGATACGAGCTGGAGCTCGCTCGTCTAGCTGAGGAGCTGCGGCACATCCTGCCAGCCCCCATCGTGAACATCACCGTTAACACACAATTCAGAAACTTCACGAGTCAAGTTCCTCTACCTGTGTGGTGCGGCCGAATCTCGGGCATCGTAAAGAGCATGTCTCTGCTCATGAGCAACCTGACAGATCAGCCCTACTGCAAGATGCCCAACACCGAACTGATCACGGTGTTCTCTCAGACTCCAGACAGACAGAACTCCACCAGGGGACGCAGGGAGAGGATAGAGGATGAAATCCATCAGTTTGGAGTGTCTGTGAGGACTCTGAAGTCAAATTTTGAGTCACAGAACTCACCTTTGTCAGATGAGCCAGAGGAGGCTGTTGTGTTAAATTCCTCCACACAGCTTGAGATGATAGAGTCAGAGAAACAGCCTAAAGTCTTGAATCCAGCCCCAGAAACAGACCAGAACAGTGACTCCGGCATTGACTATGATGAAAACGTTGTAGATGTTCTGGAGACCACCAGCCTCAGAAAAGAGCGTATAGTCGTGCTGTTCTTAGGTCACTGGAAGAAATCGGCCTACACTGTGACACTGAAGAGTAAGGacgcagcagagaggaagatcAGCGGCTGCAACCCAGGGATGGATGAGAAATCTGGGTCGGGTCAAAAGGGCAGTGTGGAGAGCGCCCAGTCGAAGATGATGAACAGTTCTCTGGGACATTTCTTCAAGCAGAGGAGTGCTGTCAACAAGATGCTGGGAAACTGGAGGAACATGATCTCCAGTGTTCCATCCAGACAGATTCGCCG GCTCCACAGGCAGAAAGCCCTCTACTCCCCAGAGCAGTTCCTACCTCGCCTGGATGGTGTGCCGGTGGAGTACGACAAGCTGACCCTGGATCTCTTCATGCTCGGCTACTTTCACATTCTGGAGTTGGAACTGCCTGTGGACGAGCGCAAAATGAGGCACCTGCTGTGTTTTGAGGTGTTCGACCACGTCGGGAGCTTTCCCTGGGAGCTGGTCAGGGACTTCCACAAGGCTGTCATACAGGACATTGAGGCTGGGAACCGCGAGTGGAAGGATGGCTTTGAGGACATTAAAGTAAAGTTCTTTGGGAACACTGCGAGTACATCTGAAAGCACTGCAGTGGTGGAGAAACGCAGCCTTCCAGAGATCAGACAGGTCCCTAAAGTCATCGTCCAGTCACCTACACCTGATGAGAGCATGCTCAAGAGTGGAACTGACATTTCCAGTTTTAGTAACGAAGAAATTTGTAAATACATTGACCGCAGTTTTGCTTtttggaaagagaaagaagcgGAGATTTTTGATTTTGAGTAG
- the LOC122989494 gene encoding espin-like protein isoform X1 — MVLHRAIQAARAGDLATLKKLASSGHLSPDITDAQGAGPVHHAARCGRLECLKFLVSELGLTAHARALNRATPAHDAAATGHIRELQWLVDQGGCNIEDRDAAGATALHLAARFGCVEVIRWLLSVGGAAEVETNCRAVSAHYAAANGDLTCLKLLIQQAPGCVNHQTGIGATPLYLACQEGHLHVVEYLVKDCGADVHLRAHDGMTCLHAAAHMGHQAVVVWLVTCTDVSLSCQDRDGATALHFAASRGHYCILERLLHMGSKVITDYWGGTPLHDAAENGELKCCKILLANQANPSDQDIDGFTAADLAEYNGHHECARYLRAMEKNTPCADKPIEVITPVEEEVKVKPAVVLQRSREDYYGCLSDTCSDSHSGNTRMDSLKQPESEEPPQARYPQPPPAPPLPTASSTPAMPEKATVSRMEQVQIATSVIKVFNQPKAAGSEITVSAEKMTLPETNLLAERKLLGDMKSIKSLKQTGISGVFTGQGNKMVVLPTEQANLSDIDYLVPTHDERGSPIAEWKRQVMVRQLQARLLDEEDQRRKENGNRYAKVSWRYSQAHNAILGPSGELLTEDDLIYLEQQIANVSMQRNCEGYELELARLAEELRHILPAPIVNITVNTQFRNFTSQVPLPVWCGRISGIVKSMSLLMSNLTDQPYCKMPNTELITVFSQTPDRQNSTRGRRERIEDEIHQFGVSVRTLKSNFESQNSPLSDEPEEAVVLNSSTQLEMIESEKQPKVLNPAPETDQNSDSGIDYDENVVDVLETTSLRKERIVVLFLGHWKKSAYTVTLKSKDAAERKISGCNPGMDEKSGSGQKGSVESAQSKMMNSSLGHFFKQRSAVNKMLGNWRNMISSVPSRQIRRLHRQKALYSPEQFLPRLDGVPVEYDKLTLDLFMLGYFHILELELPVDERKMRHLLCFEVFDHVGSFPWELVRDFHKAVIQDIEAGNREWKDGFEDIKVKFFGNTASTSESTAVVEKRSLPEIRQVPKVIVQSPTPDESMLKSGTDISSFSNEEICKYIDRSFAFWKEKEAEIFDFE, encoded by the exons GATCGGGATGCTGCTGGTGCCACTGCGCTCCACCTCGCAGCTCGGTTTGGTTGCGTGGAGGTCATTAGGTGGCTGCTCTCTGTGGGAGGAGCAGCTGAGGTGGAGACAAACTGCCGAGCAGTATCTGCTCACTACGCTGCAGCCAATGGGGACCTCACCTGTTTAAAACTACTCATCCAGCAGGCACCTGG GTGTGTGAATCACCAGACAGGTATCGGTGCTACCCCGTTGTACCTGGCCTGCCAGGAAGGGCACCTGCACGTGGTGGAGTACCTTGTGAAGGACTGTGGAGCTGATGTCCACCTGAGGGCCCATGATGGCATGACCTGCCTGCATGCTGCTGCTCACATGGGCCACCAGGCTGTAGTGGTGTGGCTG GTAACCTGTACTGATGTCAGTCTGTCCTGCCAAGACAGAGATGGAGCAACTGCTCTGCACTTTGCTGCCAGCAGGGGGCACTATTGCATCTTGGAGAGGCTGCTTCACATGGGTTCAAAGGTCATCACGGATTACTGGGGAGGGACCCCACTTCATGATGCTGCTGAGAACGGAGAGCTGAAG TGCTGTAAGATCCTGTTGGCCAATCAAGCGAACCCTTCAGACCAGGATATTGATGGGTTCACAGCAGCAGACTTGGCAGAGTATAATGGACACCATGAATGTGCCAGATATCTCCGTGCCATGGAGAAAAAT ACGCCCTGTGCAGATAAGCCCATCGAGGTGATCACTCCGGTGGAGGAAGAAGTGAAGGTGAAGCCGGCCGTGGTGTTGCAGCGCAGCAGGGAGGACTATTACGGGTGCCTGAGTGATACATGCAGCGACAGTCACAGTGGTAACACACGCATGGATAGTTTAAAG CAACCTGAGAGTGAGGAGCCCCCCCAGGCGAGATACCCTCAGCCCCCTCCTGCACCTCCTTTACCTACTGCTTCATCCACACCTGCAATGCCTGAGAAAGCCACTGTTAGTCGAATGGAGCAGGTTCAAATCGCAACATCCG TTATTAAAGTTTTCAATCAGCCGAAGGCCGCTGGGAGTGAGATAACAGTCTCCGCTGAGAAGATGACGTTGCCTGAAACAAACCTCCTGGCTGAAAGAAAACTTCTTGGCGATATGAAGTCCATTAAATCTTTGAAACAGACAGGGATATCAGGAGTCTTTACCGGACAAGGT AATAAGATGGTGGTCCTGCCCACTGAGCAGGCCAACCTGTCAGACATCGACTACCTGGTGCCCACCCACGATGAGAGAGGCTCTCCCATTGCTGAGTGGAAAAGGCAAGTCATGGTGAGGCAGCTGCAGGCCAGGCTGCTGGACGAGGAGGATCAGAGGAGAAAG GAAAATGGGAACAGATATGCCAAAGTCAGCTGGAGGTATTCCCAAGCCCACAATGCCATCCTGGGGCCCTCTGGTGAGCTACTGACTGAGGATGACCTCATCTATCTGGAGCAGCAGATTGCCAATGTCTCCATGCAGAGGAACTGTGAAGGATACGAGCTGGAGCTCGCTCGTCTAGCTGAGGAGCTGCGGCACATCCTGCCAGCCCCCATCGTGAACATCACCGTTAACACACAATTCAGAAACTTCACGAGTCAAGTTCCTCTACCTGTGTGGTGCGGCCGAATCTCGGGCATCGTAAAGAGCATGTCTCTGCTCATGAGCAACCTGACAGATCAGCCCTACTGCAAGATGCCCAACACCGAACTGATCACGGTGTTCTCTCAGACTCCAGACAGACAGAACTCCACCAGGGGACGCAGGGAGAGGATAGAGGATGAAATCCATCAGTTTGGAGTGTCTGTGAGGACTCTGAAGTCAAATTTTGAGTCACAGAACTCACCTTTGTCAGATGAGCCAGAGGAGGCTGTTGTGTTAAATTCCTCCACACAGCTTGAGATGATAGAGTCAGAGAAACAGCCTAAAGTCTTGAATCCAGCCCCAGAAACAGACCAGAACAGTGACTCCGGCATTGACTATGATGAAAACGTTGTAGATGTTCTGGAGACCACCAGCCTCAGAAAAGAGCGTATAGTCGTGCTGTTCTTAGGTCACTGGAAGAAATCGGCCTACACTGTGACACTGAAGAGTAAGGacgcagcagagaggaagatcAGCGGCTGCAACCCAGGGATGGATGAGAAATCTGGGTCGGGTCAAAAGGGCAGTGTGGAGAGCGCCCAGTCGAAGATGATGAACAGTTCTCTGGGACATTTCTTCAAGCAGAGGAGTGCTGTCAACAAGATGCTGGGAAACTGGAGGAACATGATCTCCAGTGTTCCATCCAGACAGATTCGCCG GCTCCACAGGCAGAAAGCCCTCTACTCCCCAGAGCAGTTCCTACCTCGCCTGGATGGTGTGCCGGTGGAGTACGACAAGCTGACCCTGGATCTCTTCATGCTCGGCTACTTTCACATTCTGGAGTTGGAACTGCCTGTGGACGAGCGCAAAATGAGGCACCTGCTGTGTTTTGAGGTGTTCGACCACGTCGGGAGCTTTCCCTGGGAGCTGGTCAGGGACTTCCACAAGGCTGTCATACAGGACATTGAGGCTGGGAACCGCGAGTGGAAGGATGGCTTTGAGGACATTAAAGTAAAGTTCTTTGGGAACACTGCGAGTACATCTGAAAGCACTGCAGTGGTGGAGAAACGCAGCCTTCCAGAGATCAGACAGGTCCCTAAAGTCATCGTCCAGTCACCTACACCTGATGAGAGCATGCTCAAGAGTGGAACTGACATTTCCAGTTTTAGTAACGAAGAAATTTGTAAATACATTGACCGCAGTTTTGCTTtttggaaagagaaagaagcgGAGATTTTTGATTTTGAGTAG